The DNA sequence CCGCGAACTGCCGGTCGAGATGGTTCGGTATTTCAATGTGTTCGTTCCCGCCGCGTTTGTATTTATGCGCCGGGACCTGGCAACTGGCGATATCCAGCTCTTTCATCAGCTTACCGGCCAGCCATCGCCCGAGTCTGACGCCCTTAGCGCTGACCATCGTGGCGATACTTCTCGCGCCAGCAGAGCCACCACTGGCGTTCCAGACTTCACTGACGAGACTCCGTTTAACGGCACGCTCGGCGTCAGAATCCCTGCCATTTTTACGAATGTAGCGATAACTGCTTCGGTGAACACCGAACAGCCGGCACAATGGCGCTACCGGGTAGTGCGCCCTCAGACTGTCCATTATCGTGAACTGTTCAGGGAGTCCGACATCAAGAGCGCGGTAGCCTTTTTTAGGATTTCATTCTCCATTTCAAGGCGTTGTATCCGTTTTCTCATTTCCCTGAGTTCAGTCTGCTCAGGCGTCAGAGGCAGCCCCGGGGGCGTTTTCCCCTGGCGCTCCATACGTAACGATTTTACCCGGCGGTTGATGGCGGAGAGGCTGACGTTCATCGCCTTAGCCGCCTCGCCGTGAGTGTAGTTCTGATCCAGGACCAGTTTTGCCGCTTCGACTTTAAATTCAGCAGTAAATGCTTTGCTCATTGGTTCACCTATAAGATGTTGAGGTGAGCATATCACCTCTGCTCAGGTGGCCAAATTCAGTGTGCCACTACACCACTGCCGGTAAACAGTCGCAGCCCGGCCGCATCTGCATTCTGGGTCAACTTAATGGCAATCCCTTTTGCCCGCTCACCCGCCGTCGCCGCATTCACCGGGTTACCGTACTGGTCTTTCAGCGTCGCCGTATAACTGAACGCATCGCTGTTGTTCGCCGGCAGACTCTCCACCGTGCCGTCGAGTTTCACCACATCCACTACCAGAGTTGCCAGCGTGGTGTCACTGGTAAAGCGCACTTTGCTGTCCGCAGCCGCCCAGGCCTCACTTCCCACACGGGCACTCACCAGGATACCCTCTGCCACCCGCTGACTGCCAAGGCGGATAACCGCACGCCCCTGGGCATCCGTCTCACTCACACCGTTATCGGTCAGTGCCACGCCCGCTACCGGACTGTCATGCTGCCAGCTCACGCTGCGTCCCGCCCCGGGCAGTATGTTGTTATACTGGTCGACCAGCTGCGCCCGGTAGCCAAAACTGTTACCCACCACCTGCTCGGTCACGCCCTCCGTGAGGGTTACCGGACCCACCTTCGCCCCGCTGCCGTCAGCAAGGAACGTCAGTGATGCGTTTTTCACCTGATTGGCCGAACTCTGACTGCCAGACACCTGGAATCCGTAAGTGAATGTCCCCGCCTGGGTGTTATACACCGTGAACGTCAGTTGACCGTTCTCATCCGTTATGCCGCCTGACGGCACCGTGGTGTAACCTGTCACATACCCCGCCGGAAGCGATGGCAGTGTCACCGCCACCGGGGCGCCCGCTACACGGTTGCCTTTCTCATCCGTGACCGTCACTACCACCTCATTACCCGTGGTGGTGCTGACCGTGGCGCCCGACTGGCTTTTTACCTCCAGTCCCGCCACATATGCGGTGGTCACGTCCGCCACGAATCGCGTCTCCGCCGTCCTGCTCTCGCCGTTCAGCGTGGCACTCAGTGTGGTGATACCCGCATGGCTGTTCTTCAGCGTGAACACCGCCAGCCCCTGCGCATCTGTCGCCGCCGGCATTGTCACAAATACCGCGCCGTTACTCAGTGACGGTGCCGGTGTGAACTGAGCACCTTCCACCACGTTGTCAAACTGGTCACGTACCGTTGCACGAACTTCGTTGGTATCACTGTCGTTCGCCTTCGCCCCGTCGCGGATAACCTCAAGCTGCGTTATCTTCGCGCTCTTGCCGTCCGCACTGAAACGCAGCGTCGCGGCATTGCTGTTACCGTTACGCATTTTCACCACAAGACGTCCTTCGCCTGCCACCTGACTACGTATTTTGATGCCGGCCTGACCACTGCTGTCGGTCATCACGCTGAGAACACGACCTGTGTTCCCGGTACTGTCTGACAGCGTCACCGCCTCGTTCCTGCTGAACCCTTCAACCTGGAATGTCAGCTCGCGATCTGCAAGACGCTCGCTTTTGTCATTCGCCACTGTTGCAGTCACCAGGTATTGATCGAGGTCATTGGCCGAAGGTACAGTACTGGCGGAAGCTAAAGACCTGGTTGAACGGGCCATTCTCGACGCGGAAATGCTCATTTCCAGGTCCAGCGACACGACGCGCTCCTGCGACTCACGCACATCCACCCACATCTCAGCAGTATTCGAAGGATTGCCTTTACTGTCCGTGCCCACCGCCGTCACCCGGTAACTCTGCCCCGCAGTACTGTTACCGCCAAAAATATATGCCGGCAGCGTCAGCTGCAGCGTGGTGGGTGAGGTCACCTCCAGTTTGCCGCCGTTCGCCACCAGCTCCGGTGCCGACCAGTTGACCGACTTCAGTCCGTACTTCGCTTTATTTACATTAAGCGTCACCGGCAGCGTCTGTGCTGCTTCCCCGCTCATACGCGGCGGCAGTGAAATATTGAGTAAATCCTGTTTGCGGTACTGCATCACTATCGTGTAGTTACGGTCGACAAAGTCATAGCGGTTACCTGCCAGACTGCGCATCAGGTCCACATTTGCCGGGTCAAGCTGACTGGCAAAAGAGAGACCCAGACGGTAATTAAGCTCCAGCGCAATACGGCTGTCGTTTGAGTCACCCCGGGAGGTCTGGCCCTTCAGTGTCAGCAGCGGAAACGGTGTATAGGTCACCCCCAGCGTGGTGACCGACGGGTCTTCCTTCAGGTCATCCGGTGAGGTACCGCTGGTCAGCGCTACCCCGCGGCCAAAGTACTGCTCATACTTGGCAAATGCACCCAGCTGCGGATACGCAGGAAGGTAACCCTCCACCCGCACGTCATAACCGTTCGCCGGACGCTCATCGTAATCTTCCATCCCGCTCAGTTTTGACTGATGCCAGTCGGTCAGACCAAAATAGCCGTTGGCCGCAAACTTCAGGTAGTTCGCCCACAGCTCACCGCCTACCCCGGCACGGGCGTTCGAGCCGGTCAGGTCATAATCGTAAAAGCTGTTTACTCCCCACATCCAGCCATCTTCGTACTGGCGGTAACCCAGCCCTAGGTTGACCGTGGTGCGGTCCTCATTGGCCCGGATACCCTGCTGGGTAAAAAACAGACTGTTCGGGTTATCCAGCAGCGGGATAAGCAGGTCGGCGTCACCGGTTTTATTGCTGCCGAACTGTACGCGCGCGCGACCTAACTGGCTCAGCCAGTCATTTATCTGCTGGTTGACCAGGTTTTCACCAATCCCGCGGGCATAATTAATTGAGGCATCGACGGCATTCTGCGTCGACAGCAGCTGCGCGGTCTGACTCGCCCCCTGGGCCATCATGGTATCGAGGGTGGCGGCGTTTTCACGCACCAGCTCACTGCTGCCAAGGGACGGCAGCGCCACACCGGCGGGCAGAGCACTGTTTTGTGGCAGAGATGTAATGCCTGGCAGGCTATCGACAGGCGCAGAGATTGCCGATGATGCCGCGGCTGAAGCCTGCACTGGTGAGGACTGCCCTACCACGGCACCGATACCGTTCAGTGTATCCAGCATTTGCACGCTGTCCTGATGCTGCTCCACCGCCCGCGCCACTGTGGCAGTGGTCAGCAGAAGCGGAGACAGTAGCTGGATACATAACAGCAGGCGTGCGGTAACTCTCTGTGCAGTGGAGTAGTAACGGGCAGTCTGATTACGCATAACAAATCCTTGTGAAAATCGCTTAATAAACCATTTACTAACAATTTATACACAAAACAAATAACAAATATTTAAATTAAAATACGCCACAAATTAACCAGCGTGCGCAATTATATTTCGCAAAAAATACGAGTCGCTTAATTAATCAAAAAAGAAAAATAAGTCGCTCTAAGAGTTAATTAAGCTATTGGTGGCGAGAATCTACCATAAAAAAACAACAAACACCCGAAAAGAGTAAGAAAATAGAAAATAACACCGATTCAAATTAATTAAATTGATTATTTTTGTTTTGAAAAAAAACATTACACAAAAAAATAAATAAACTTAATTTTAACAATAAGCCCATTACGTAAACCTTTATAGTTAAGTTTTGATTTGTTTTTTTAATAAAATTAACCTTTCAGAAATAAATCTCTTTATATTGCATTTAGTCCGGAGGTCAAAAGGGATACACGCTGTTTTACCGGCGAAAACCTGATACTTCCAACCCGTTCAGACACGCCTGGTTGACGTAGTCGGCTTGAGTTGAGAGAACATCGGGAGATCAGAGCATAAACGTAGTACGTACGGATTCAGGCCTCAAACAGGTGCAAAGTAACCTGATAAGCCAGGTTTTGGGATTGGAGTGTGATACTCGTCTTTTAGAATGCAAGAGATTGAGATACATGCAAGTAGCTGAAGACATCATCGCTATCGCAACCAGGTAAAATGCAGAAACTAAATGCTACCTTGCCTACGGAGCATAAGCACAAGATTTAACTACGTTACAGAATAGAGCCTGTATCCGACTTTTCCCGTGACTTTACGAGCCCGCAATGAATATAGCCAATCTTTTTCATCATTTTACTGGCCACAATTTAGAAGTTAATCTGTTATTCTCAGTACTTATTGCTCAGACCTCTTTCAGGAGGGTTGTATTGTGGCATACATCAATATCAGGTTGAGAAAGTCCTTTATAGCCCATTATGCAACATTTCATTAACTATCTTGATTACGTGCATCAAATCTTTATTGTCAAGCGATGAAAAAGACCCGCGATAATGAGGGTAAATACAATCCGGCTTTTACTCGCCTGGAAGTTGGTGTAAATTTCACGTCGTGCTTTGCGGCTTGCTGGCATGATTTCCCCTATGATCACAGGCGAAATAAAGGCAATATTCTGCTTCTCTGAATTGATTAATCTCAATTCGTGTCCTGTATATTTATCACATGCATTTGTTTGGTACTGGTTATAGAACAGACACGGCAGACAACTATCAGTGTTAGCCCGACTTCAACAGATATCACAACAGCGATGATCTGATTTTCGGTGGATTCTGATTTGCGCATGGTGATCTCCACTGGGGATCATATTCAGTATGTGGAAGATCTATGGAATCTAATGGTTCTTTTTGCTGGCATACTTATCTCCCCCAGACGCTCGCTTAGCTTCATTCTGAGGCGCATCTGATTTCATTGAACGGAAATCTATATCAAAAACACTCCGTAACGAGGTTGCCTTCACTCAACGGTAGTTGATTCATATAACGAGAATTCCGGAGTAACGGGGTTCTGAGGGGGGTTATTTACTTCGGCAGACGTCAGAAAACAATTGAATGGTGTCCCCTGCAGGAATCGAACCTGCAACTAGCCCTTAGGAGGGGCTCGTTATATCCATTTAACTAAGGAGACATTGGTCAGCAGTATAGCGTGGTTTAGTTGTTTTATTAACCCGGTAATGACTGTTTGGTCATTATTCAATCACTTAAATCCCCTTCGTCACCATATTCGACAGTGAGAAAGATTGCGATTAGTGCCAGAGAGATGCTTCGATGGTAAATTTTCACAGTAACATTTGCAGGTGTCGGATTGAGAATAAAAACATAACACATTGAATAGTAATACCATTATATACTTCTATTTCTGTCGTTCCCTCACCGTTGCGTTCCATTGATCCGCCATGATTTTACACCATCGTGCTATATGGCTGTTTGAAACGATAAAATTGTAACTGGCTGATTGATAAAATCCTTTTAGCCCCAGATAATACTGGTATCAAATCAACGCACAGCTGAATTAAACCGAAGTGCAGCTCACGTTGATTATACTATAATCCCTTCAGGGCCCGTTATATCAGCCACTGAGACTCTGAATATTGGTGAACGCATTGGTTATGAACACTTCACAAACGAAAAAAGTATTGTCTGTGTTTGATTTCGATGGAACACTGACACACCATGACAGTTTTATCCCATTTTTACGTTTCGCGTTCGGTAATCGTGCCTTTGCCAAAAAAATGGTGAGACTGACCGTTCCCTCTTTACGTCATCTGTTGCATCGGTATACCCGTGACGAACTAAAAGAGAAGCTTATCACCACTTTTTTATCCGGGGTCAGCGAGCAATGGATTCGGGAAAAAGCGGAACAATTTTGCCAGCGTTCATGGACAAAACTCATGCGGCCTTCTGCGCTGATTGCTGTTGCAGCTGAAGTCACATCAGGTGTCGAAGTCACCCTTTGCTCTGCATCACCTCGTCTGGTTTTACAACCTTTCGCTGAACGGCTGGGTGTAAAATTAATTGGCACTGAGCTGGAAAGCCAGAATGGGGTCCTGACCGGCCGAATTTCGGGTCATAATTGCCGCAGTGCTCAAAAAATCCATCGCCTTGAAGCAGTTTATGGCCCACTCACTCAATATCATCTCCGCGCCTGGGGCGATACGCGAGGTGATCATGAGCTGTTGCTCGCAGCGAAAGATCCGCACTGGCGCCATTTCCATTCTAAGTGGTCGAAAAAGCGAGCTCCTTTCCTGGTGAGTGCAATTACTACAACAACACCAAAGAGATAATCTGCAGAATTGTGACTAGCCCAAATTCTCTCCTTGCTGCAGGGAGATTATGACGTGTGCTCTTCCGATCCGATTGAATCGATGTGACTGGTTTTGAAGTGTTTGCTGCAGGTATCGCTGATGCCAGCTCGTAATTAATGCAGTATTGTATTGCAATAGCGAGAATCAGTGATTAGACCTGTCGTTGTATGACGAAAAAATTTGCCGATGCTGGCAAAAGCCAGTTCACTGAGGATAAAAAAACAGCACAACATTCAGTAATGTTGTGCTGTGGCGATTAGATATTTACACCGTGCTGAGAGGCAAGTGCTGATAATCCACCAGCAAAACCCTGTCCTACTGCTTTGAACTTCCATTCGCTGCCATGACGGTAGAGCTCACCAAAAATCATTGCAGTTTCGGTAGAAGCATCTTCAGAGAGGTCAAAACGAGCAATTTCTGTAACATTCTCGTTGTTGAAAACGCGCATAAAACTATTGCTGATCATACCGAAATTTTGCTTACGCACATCAGATTCATAAATCGTCACAGCAAAAACCAGTTTTTGCACTTCGGCAGAAACATTTTGCAGATTGATTTTCACCTGCTCATCGTCGCCCTCACCTTCTCCGGTGCGGTTGTCACCCTGATGTTCAACAGCTCCGTCAGGGCTGGTCTTATTGTTGAAAAAATGAAATGCTGGTCTGAGAGCACCTTACCATTCTCTCCAACCATGAACACTGACGCATCCAGGTCAAATGCCTGACCATCGGTGACACGAGCATCCCAGCCCAGGCCAACCATCGCCACGCTCATTGTCGGGGCTTCTTGTGTCAGTGAAACATTACCACCTTTTACCAGAGAAACTGCCATATCTATCACCTGTTAGTAGGGTTAAAATCAGTGCTGTACGAATACAGCACTGATTCAGGAGTGTTGTTAAATCAGGATGCGTTAATACCGTATTGCGCACAAACTGAACCAAAACCACCAGCATAGCCCTGGCCTACCGCACGGAACTTCCACTCATCGGCATTACGATAAAGCTCACCGAACAGCATCGCTGTTTCAGTCGATGCATCTTCACTCAAATCATAACGCGCCACTTCAATCTGCGTATCATCATTCACCAGACGAATAAATGCGCCTGAAACCTGGCCGAAGCTCTGACGACGAGCCTGCGCATCATGGATGGTGACCACAAAGATAATCTTATCTATATCAGCCGGGACAGCATCAAGCTTAATTTTTAATGATTCATCATCACCATCGCCTTCACCAGTACGGTTGTCACCGGTGTGGACCACAGAACCGTCTGCAGACTGAAGATTATTGTAGAAAATGAAATCAGCGTCGCCACGGACTTTACCATTTTCAGCAAGCAGGAATGCAGAGGCATCTAAATCAAAATCTTGTCCATCGGTTGAACGGGCGTCCCATCCTAGGCCTAACAGGACATTTTTCATTGATGGTGCTGCTTTACTCAAAGATACATTTCCACCTTTGGAAAGAGAAACACTCATATCATAACCTCTTCAGTTAACGTCAATAAAATCAGGAGATTAACTCTCCTTTCCCTTTTCTTCTTCAGATTTTTCCGGGAACATCACACTGGCAATAATGCCAACGGCCAATACGCCCAGTACCACATATAAGCTGGTAGTGGCACTGATATTGACACCGTGATGCCAGATATGGTCGGTTGCATTTAAGCCCAATTTTGCAGCAATGAAATACAGTAGTGCGACTACTGCCTTTTCGAGATGCACCAGGTACTGTTTCAGAGCCTCAAGCACAAAATAAAGTGTACGTAACCCAAGAATAGCAAACATCATGGCACTATAAACAATCAGTGGCTCACGACTGACAGCGATAATCGCAGGAACTGAGTCGAAAGCGAACATAACATCCGAGAGTTCAACCACGGCCACACAGAGCATCAGCGGGGTTGCATACAATGCTGCTTTTTTAACTCTTCCTACCGTCACATCGCTATTTTCTGGCTTCGCCAGTTCAGCATCGACCTCATTTTGTGTCAGCAAAAAAGCATGACCCGATAACTTAGGCCAGTTAGGGAAAAATCGTTTAACCATGCGATAAGCGATATGTTGGGAGTAATCTTCGATTTCATCATCATCATTGCCACTTTTCAGCATCATTACTGCCGTCCAGGCGACTACCAGCGCAAACACGATCTCGACGTAAGGCCCGAGACTGAGTAATCCGGTACCAATGGCGACAAAAATTCCCCTGAAAACAATCGCTCCGATAATTCCCCAGTAGAGCACACGGTGACGATAACGATCCGGCACCGCAAACCAGGAAAAGATTGCCATCATGACAAACAGATTGTCCACAGAGAGCACTTTCTCCAGTGCATAGCCTGTCACAAACAGACTGGCGACTTCTGCGCCATGATGTATATAGAGAAAGCCGGCAAAAAACATGGCGACTGCGACCCAAAAAATCGACCAAAGCGCCGCACTTTTTAACGAAATAGCCTGATCGTTACGGTGCATAAACAGATCAATGACAATAGCACCGACAGATAGCGCAATGAAGACAGCCACTGTCTCTGTTGGAAAACCGATGTGTGTTGAAACCATAATTAACCCTTACAGGATAGAGATCAAAGGCCGAAATCGGCCGGCGAGAAACCAAGTGCCGAGGCAATTTCACGTACAGCGTTTTGTTCATCCTGATCAAAGTCACCATCACTTTTTGCAACTGCAATCCCTACACGCAAAGCCAACTGTGCTGCTTCAGGTTGGTCTTTCAGCGCAAGGATGTATTTCATTGTTTCACCTTTACCTATTTCGATATCAAAATCGAAACTGGTAACGAGTTTATTAAAAAAATCAATTACCTCATTGGTATCAAAAACTTCAAGCTCTTCTGAGTTTTGCAGGAAACCCATCATTTTCTGCTTCTCTTCACAGCTCACAACTCCATTTGCCACAGAAATACGGGCGCAAACCGCCACAGTACCCTGCATAAATTTTTTATTTTTAAAACGCCCAACCTGACGCGTTAACTCTGCCCGCCCTGAATTCAACGCCTCTTTGACCTTATTGAAAAAGCTCATACTCAATCCTTAGTTAAACTATTATTTAGAACCTGCGCTCCAGCGGAAACCCCACCCGTATGCCTGATCCATCTCTGACTGACTCTGGAAGTAACGGTTAATACGCTCCACTTTGATAGCGCCGTTTTCATTCACCAAACGGGCTATTGCACACAATGTGCGTTGGTTTTGACCTTCTGTCAGCCTGGTTTCAATTGGCGGTTGTCCCGGAACATGAATGGTCACAACACCATCAGTTTTATCCCAGCTGGGTACCCTCCATAGATAAACGCGTAGATCAACACTTCACGTAACTGCTTCCACTCTTTTCCGTTAACATGCAGCCATTCCCCGTCACTCACACTCCCGGTTCGGTCATCACCCTGAAGTTCGACATAAGGCCGGTTTTGATAATTACCAAACGAGTTGCCCAATGCCTGAATGACAGTTTTTTCACCATTCGCCAGCGCGACGAATGCCCCGAGATCGAGGTCAATCCCCTTAGCACCAAACAGACCGAATAATCCCGCTTTGCCCTCTCCTCGATGCCAATTGAGGTTGATGCGTATCTGCCCGAAGTCATCCTGTTTTGTCAGACTGATTGCGGGCTTCTCTTTGGTTAATGAGACTTTGCTTAAGCTGATTTTATTTTCCGCAGGTGCAGCAGGCGGCGTCACAACCGGAGGGTGCGAGGCGGATGAATCAGCAATATCTACGCCAAAATGTTCCGCTAACGGTTTGAGTCCACCATTGAAACCCTGGGCAACAAAGCGAAATTTCCACTCACCATTACGACGATAAAACTCCCCTACAATCAGTGCAGCTTCGTTACGGCCCGCCAGAGGAACATCCGCTTCGATTAGCGACGTCGCCCCTTGCGTCACTGAGATTGACAGGCGAGACAACATCCCAACAGTTCGGTTATTATCGCAGGTGATGGTAAAAGCGACTTTTTGCACATCGTTGCTAAGGCGATCGAGTGCCACCGTAAACGTCGCATTTTGAGTATCAAAACTCAGACTGATGCTTTTATCTGCATTTTCAGGTTGCCCGTAGAAAATCATATCGGCGTCACCGCGAACTTTATCGCCCGCGAACAAGCAGAACGCGGAGGCATCTATCTCTCCAACTGACATGATTTTTACCTGTAATGCCGTAGCCGGAACCGGGGCATTTCCTCCTGGTGTCAAATTCATCAGCGTACCACCGTAGTGACTATGTCATTGTACATATCATCAATTGTCCGGCCCCGGCATGGTTGTCCGTAAGCGGTAAAATCCCAGCTGCCATTATTTTTTTGCAGCGCGGCGATAACAATACCAGTATGTGCACCCTGCTCGGTTAATTGATAGCGTGCTAGCTCTTTGTTTTGCTGGTCAACAACGCGACAAAAAAGCATTATCAACGTCATTGAATGTTTGCCCGCGAAAGCTGTTTACCGTGAAAGCCAGATACTCAACATCAGAGGGTAATCTGGTAAGATCAACATTGATAATCTCGTCATCGCCGTCACCTTCCCCAGTCAGGTTATCTCCACTGTGAACGACAGAACCACAGGTCGACTTCAATTGGCAAAACCAGATAGTGTCGATGCGTCGGCCACTTTTGTCCATCAGTATGCAGTTGGCATCGAGATCGATATCGTCACTGCCACCAAATAAGCCGCCAAAGAAACCTTTTTTCTTTTTTGCGGGATCCCACCCTAAACCAAAATGCAACTGGCTGAGCGCGGAAGAGACTTTACTGAGGGATACTGTCTGATTCTTGCTAAGTGAGACCATCTGCTATTCCTTAATAATGGTATTTAATGAGGAGGTGCAAACTGACGTTATTCCATATGAAAAAATCATATCATGATAAAGTTCAGTGACAAGTTAAAAAACAATGTCATTGAGATAATAGCTCAGTGCTTACGGATTTATCATGATGTAATCTATTGTTTTTAATTGTTTTTTTACCACATTAAAACACTTCGCTTACTTTATTGACAATCATCATATGATTGACATCTTCTGGTTAGCTGCCTAGACTCAAGGTTATTACCCGCAGTGTTACTTTATTTTGTCAGGTGAATTGATGCCAAATAATATTTGACTTATGGAAGGTTTGTCGTCACAAAGGGATCTTGTCCAGGGTATTAAACTTTTTTCCGCGCAACGCCATATTCCAGTGAAGGTGTTTGCCTCTCATCGCGAGGCGCGTGATGATATTCTTTCGGTAGCCGATCACGCCCTGATCGAACCTGCGCTTGCCAGTAAACGTCTGGCTTTTATTACTGAGACTGCAGATAAATACAATATCCGGGCTATCCATGCCGGGAAAAATACATTATGGTTCGAAGAACAGCGTAGTCAGATTGAATCCTGCGGTATTTCGTTGACGACTGGCGCATATGGCTCAGATTCTTTAAACATTGCCGACGATAAAGTCTGTTTCGCCGAATTAATGCAACAGCATCAGCTGCCAGTCGTTCCTTCACTACGAATTACTTCGCTTGACGC is a window from the Erwinia sp. genome containing:
- a CDS encoding hypothetical protein (ID:JIFNMEKO_01903;~source:Prodigal:2.6) — encoded protein: MDSLRAHYPVAPLCRLFGVHRSSYRYIRKNGRDSDAERAVKRSLVSEVWNASGGSAGARSIATMVSAKGVRLGRWLAGKLMKELDIASCQVPAHKYKRGGNEHIEIPNHLDRQFAVTAPDQVWCGDVTYIWTGKCWAYLAAVLDLFARKPVGWAISTSPDPALTVKALQMALGASG
- a CDS encoding hypothetical protein (ID:JIFNMEKO_01904;~source:Prodigal:2.6); translation: MSKAFTAEFKVEAAKLVLDQNYTHGEAAKAMNVSLSAINRRVKSLRMERQGKTPPGLPLTPEQTELREMRKRIQRLEMENEILKKATALLMSDSLNSSR
- the eae_1 gene encoding Intimin (ID:JIFNMEKO_01905;~source:Prodigal:2.6), with protein sequence MRNQTARYYSTAQRVTARLLLCIQLLSPLLLTTATVARAVEQHQDSVQMLDTLNGIGAVVGQSSPVQASAAASSAISAPVDSLPGITSLPQNSALPAGVALPSLGSSELVRENAATLDTMMAQGASQTAQLLSTQNAVDASINYARGIGENLVNQQINDWLSQLGRARVQFGSNKTGDADLLIPLLDNPNSLFFTQQGIRANEDRTTVNLGLGYRQYEDGWMWGVNSFYDYDLTGSNARAGVGGELWANYLKFAANGYFGLTDWHQSKLSGMEDYDERPANGYDVRVEGYLPAYPQLGAFAKYEQYFGRGVALTSGTSPDDLKEDPSVTTLGVTYTPFPLLTLKGQTSRGDSNDSRIALELNYRLGLSFASQLDPANVDLMRSLAGNRYDFVDRNYTIVMQYRKQDLLNISLPPRMSGEAAQTLPVTLNVNKAKYGLKSVNWSAPELVANGGKLEVTSPTTLQLTLPAYIFGGNSTAGQSYRVTAVGTDSKGNPSNTAEMWVDVRESQERVVSLDLEMSISASRMARSTRSLASASTVPSANDLDQYLVTATVANDKSERLADRELTFQVEGFSRNEAVTLSDSTGNTGRVLSVMTDSSGQAGIKIRSQVAGEGRLVVKMRNGNSNAATLRFSADGKSAKITQLEVIRDGAKANDSDTNEVRATVRDQFDNVVEGAQFTPAPSLSNGAVFVTMPAATDAQGLAVFTLKNSHAGITTLSATLNGESRTAETRFVADVTTAYVAGLEVKSQSGATVSTTTGNEVVVTVTDEKGNRVAGAPVAVTLPSLPAGYVTGYTTVPSGGITDENGQLTFTVYNTQAGTFTYGFQVSGSQSSANQVKNASLTFLADGSGAKVGPVTLTEGVTEQVVGNSFGYRAQLVDQYNNILPGAGRSVSWQHDSPVAGVALTDNGVSETDAQGRAVIRLGSQRVAEGILVSARVGSEAWAAADSKVRFTSDTTLATLVVDVVKLDGTVESLPANNSDAFSYTATLKDQYGNPVNAATAGERAKGIAIKLTQNADAAGLRLFTGSGVVAH
- a CDS encoding hypothetical protein (ID:JIFNMEKO_01906;~source:Prodigal:2.6) — protein: MRKSESTENQIIAVVISVEVGLTLIVVCRVCSITSTKQMHVINIQDTN
- a CDS encoding hypothetical protein (ID:JIFNMEKO_01908;~source:Prodigal:2.6) produces the protein MERNGEGTTEIEVYNGITIQCVMFLFSIRHLQMLL
- a CDS encoding hypothetical protein (ID:JIFNMEKO_01909;~source:Prodigal:2.6), whose product is MNTSQTKKVLSVFDFDGTLTHHDSFIPFLRFAFGNRAFAKKMVRLTVPSLRHLLHRYTRDELKEKLITTFLSGVSEQWIREKAEQFCQRSWTKLMRPSALIAVAAEVTSGVEVTLCSASPRLVLQPFAERLGVKLIGTELESQNGVLTGRISGHNCRSAQKIHRLEAVYGPLTQYHLRAWGDTRGDHELLLAAKDPHWRHFHSKWSKKRAPFLVSAITTTTPKR
- the yceD_2 gene encoding General stress protein 16U (ID:JIFNMEKO_01910;~source:Prodigal:2.6) is translated as MKINLQNVSAEVQKLVFAVTIYESDVRKQNFGMISNSFMRVFNNENVTEIARFDLSEDASTETAMIFGELYRHGSEWKFKAVGQGFAGGLSALASQHGVNI
- the yceD_3 gene encoding General stress protein 16U (ID:JIFNMEKO_01911;~source:Prodigal:2.6), with the protein product MAVSLVKGGNVSLTQEAPTMSVAMVGLGWDARVTDGQAFDLDASVFMVGENGKVLSDQHFIFSTIRPALTELLNIRVTTAPEKVRATMSR
- the yceD_4 gene encoding General stress protein 16U (ID:JIFNMEKO_01912;~source:Prodigal:2.6); this translates as MSVSLSKGGNVSLSKAAPSMKNVLLGLGWDARSTDGQDFDLDASAFLLAENGKVRGDADFIFYNNLQSADGSVVHTGDNRTGEGDGDDESLKIKLDAVPADIDKIIFVVTIHDAQARRQSFGQVSGAFIRLVNDDTQIEVARYDLSEDASTETAMLFGELYRNADEWKFRAVGQGYAGGFGSVCAQYGINAS
- the alx_1 gene encoding Putative membrane-bound redox modulator Alx (ID:JIFNMEKO_01913;~source:Prodigal:2.6) — translated: MVSTHIGFPTETVAVFIALSVGAIVIDLFMHRNDQAISLKSAALWSIFWVAVAMFFAGFLYIHHGAEVASLFVTGYALEKVLSVDNLFVMMAIFSWFAVPDRYRHRVLYWGIIGAIVFRGIFVAIGTGLLSLGPYVEIVFALVVAWTAVMMLKSGNDDDEIEDYSQHIAYRMVKRFFPNWPKLSGHAFLLTQNEVDAELAKPENSDVTVGRVKKAALYATPLMLCVAVVELSDVMFAFDSVPAIIAVSREPLIVYSAMMFAILGLRTLYFVLEALKQYLVHLEKAVVALLYFIAAKLGLNATDHIWHHGVNISATTSLYVVLGVLAVGIIASVMFPEKSEEEKGKES
- the djlA_1 gene encoding DnaJ-like protein DjlA (ID:JIFNMEKO_01914;~source:Prodigal:2.6), yielding MSFFNKVKEALNSGRAELTRQVGRFKNKKFMQGTVAVCARISVANGVVSCEEKQKMMGFLQNSEELEVFDTNEVIDFFNKLVTSFDFDIEIGKGETMKYILALKDQPEAAQLALRVGIAVAKSDGDFDQDEQNAVREIASALGFSPADFGL
- a CDS encoding hypothetical protein (ID:JIFNMEKO_01915;~source:Prodigal:2.6), encoding MTIHVPGQPPIETRLTEGQNQRTLCAIARLVNENGAIKVERINRYFQSQSEMDQAYGWGFRWSAGSK